One region of Quercus lobata isolate SW786 chromosome 2, ValleyOak3.0 Primary Assembly, whole genome shotgun sequence genomic DNA includes:
- the LOC115977136 gene encoding protein SRG1-like, giving the protein MCLSLEITSTKTLCKCSLVVCMYMAASSRDMAESPTPNKATKEDLLSKSVQELVINDGQPPDNYVYKNSTGGVADVHTPLNEIPVIDLGILQSSATTVAEELEKLRSALSSWGCFQAINHGITSSFLDKVHEVTKQFFSLPMEEKRKYSREASKIEGYGNDIIFSDHQILDWTDRLYLMVNPEDQRKFTFWPKNPTDFRDILLKYAMELSLITEVILKAMAKLLNLEDTCFLEQMGEQPTMIARFNLYPPCPRPDLVLGLKPHADGSAITFVLQDKEVEGLQFLKDNQWIRVPVIPQALLINIGDQAEIMSNGIFKSPVHRVVTNSERERISLAVFSSPDSDKEIEPIGRLFNDSRPRLYKKVKNYVDTYFQYYQQGKRPIDAVRY; this is encoded by the exons ATGTGCTTATCCTTAGAGATAACATCAACCAAGACTCTGTGTAAGTGTTCCTTagttgtatgtatgtatatggcTGCTTCCAGCAGAGACATGGCTGAATCTCCCACTCCTAATAAGGCTACCAAGGAAGATTTACTATCAAAAAGTGTCCAAGAACTGGTCATCAATGATGGACAGCCACCAGATAATTATGTTTATAAAAACAGTACAGGAGGAGTGGCTGATGTTCATACTCCTCTGAATGAAATTCCAGTCATAGACCTTGGTATCCTCCAATCTTCGGCAACCACAGTAGCAGAAGAGCTAGAGAAGCTTCGGTCTGCACTCAGTTCATGGGGTTGCTTTCAG GCAATAAATCATGGAATAACAAGTTCATTTCTAGACAAAGTCCATGAAGTTACCAAGCAATTCTTTTCACTTCCAATGGAGGAGAAGCGTAAATACTCCAGAGAAGCCAGCAAAATTGAAGGTTATGGAAATGATATTATCTTTTCAGACCACCAAATACTTGATTGGACTGACCGATTGTATCTCATGGTTAACCCAGAAGACCAACGAAAGTTCACATTTTGGCCTAAAAATCCCACAGATTTCAG GGATATTTTACTCAAGTATGCCATGGAGTTGAGCCTCATAACTGAAGTCATCCTCAAAGCCATGGCTAAGTTACTAAATTTGGAGGATACCTGCTTTTTGGAGCAGATGGGAGAACAACCAACAATGATTGCAAGATTCAACTTATATCCTCCATGTCCAAGGCCTGATCTTGTTCTTGGCCTTAAACCACATGCAGATGGATCAGCAATCACATTTGTTTTGCAAGACAAAGAGGTGGAAGGCCTCCAATTCCTGAAAGACAACCAGTGGATCAGAGTTCCAGTCATTCCTCAGGCTCTTCTTATAAATATAGGTGATCAAGCAGAG ATAATGAGTAATGGAATATTCAAGAGCCCAGTGCACAGAGTAGTGACAAATTCAGAAAGGGAGAGGATTTCGTTGGCAGTGTTCAGTTCTCCAGACTCTGATAAAGAGATTGAACCAATAGGCAGGCTGTTCAATGACTCAAGGCCGAGACTATACAAAAAGGTGAAGAATTATGTTGATACTTATTTCCAGTACTACCAGCAGGGAAAGAGACCAATTGATGCAGTGAGATACTAG
- the LOC115977137 gene encoding codeine O-demethylase-like isoform X1 — translation MDTFSKSVEEMSINSEEPPQEYVVKDCSFGSIESSDPSPGSIPVIDISIFSLSTSHDPKEVENELEKLRSALSSGGCFQAIGHGIPSSLLDKLREVAKQFFVLPAEEKHKYSRAANEVEGYGQDRVVSEKQILDWSSRLSLKVFPEDQRRLNFWPENPSDFKDILHEYAVKLKGVMDILFEAMEKSLNLVEGSFSSQFGDNSLIKARFNFYPPCSRPDMVLGVKAHSDRSGTTVLLQDDEVGGLQIFKDDKWINVPVIPHALVVNLGDQMQIMSNGIFKSPLHRVLTNTDKLRISVATFNEPEPDKEIGPVEQLIDEKRPRLYRNVKNFAAFNYECFQKGKVALEEAKI, via the exons ATGGATACATTTTCCAAGAGTGTGGAAGAAATGTCCATCAATAGCGAAGAACCACCACAAGAATACGTTGTTAAAGATTGCAGCTTTGGATCTATAGAGTCTTCTGATCCATCACCAGGCTCAATTCCTGTAATCGATATCAGCATCTTCTCCCTATCTACATCTCATGATCCTAAAGAAGTAGAGAATGAACTTGAGAAACTAAGATCAGCTCTAAGCTCAGGAGGGTGCTTCCAG GCAATAGGTCATGGAATTCCAAGTTCACTACTTGACAAGTTACGCGAAGTcgcaaaacaattttttgtacTTCCAGCAGAAGAAAAACATAAGTACTCCCGAGCAGCTAATGAGGTTGAAGGGTATGGGCAAGACCGAGTAGTTTCAGAAAAGCAAATCCTTGACTGGAGCAGTCGCTTATCTCTTAAGGTCTTCCCAGAAGATCAAAGAAGGCTCAATTTTTGGCCAGAAAATCCAAGTGATTTCAA AGATATTTTACATGAATATGCTGTGAAGTTGAAGGGTGTGATGGATATACTCTTTGAGGCCATGGAAAAGTCTCTGAATTTGGTAGAGGGCAGCTTCTCAAGCCAGTTTGGAGACAACTCACTGATAAAAGCAAGATTTAACTTCTATCCACCTTGTTCTAGACCTGATATGGTTCTAGGTGTCAAAGCTCATTCAGATAGATCAGGAACCACAGTTCTCTTGCAAGATGATGAAGTAGGAGGtcttcaaattttcaaagatGACAAATGGATTAACGTTCCTGTAATTCCTCATGCTCTTGTTGTCAATCTTGGGGATCAAATGCAG ATAATGAGCAATGGAATTTTCAAGAGCCCACTGCACAGGGTATTGACTAACACAGACAAGCTGAGGATATCTGTGGCCACGTTTAATGAACCAGAGCCGGATAAAGAGATTGGACCTGTGGAACAATTGATAGACGAGAAAAGGCCAAGGCTGTACAGAAATGTGAAAAACTTCGCTGCTTTCAACTATGAATGCTTTCAGAAAGGGAAAGTAGCGCTCGAGGaagcaaaaatttaa
- the LOC115977137 gene encoding codeine O-demethylase-like isoform X2 — translation MSKSVEEMSINSEEPPQEYIVKDSSFGSIQSSDPSLGSIPIIDINIFSLSSSHDSKEVDNELEKLRSALSSGGCFQAIGHGIPSSLLDKLREVAKQFFVLPAEEKHKYSRAANEVEGYGQDRVVSEKQILDWSSRLSLKVFPEDQRRLNFWPENPSDFKDILHEYAVKLKGVMDILFEAMEKSLNLVEGSFSSQFGDNSLIKARFNFYPPCSRPDMVLGVKAHSDRSGTTVLLQDDEVGGLQIFKDDKWINVPVIPHALVVNLGDQMQIMSNGIFKSPLHRVLTNTDKLRISVATFNEPEPDKEIGPVEQLIDEKRPRLYRNVKNFAAFNYECFQKGKVALEEAKI, via the exons ATGTCCAAGAGTGTGGAAGAAATGTCCATCAATAGCGAAGAACCACCACAAGAATACATTGTTAAAGATAGCAGTTTTGGATCTATACAGTCTTCTGATCCATCACTAGGCTCAATTCCTATCATTGATATCAACATCTTCTCCCTATCTTCATCACATGATTCGAAAGAAGTAGATAATGAACTTGAGAAACTAAGATCAGCTCTGAGCTCAGGAGGATGCTTCCAG GCAATAGGTCATGGAATTCCAAGTTCACTACTTGACAAGTTACGCGAAGTcgcaaaacaattttttgtacTTCCAGCAGAAGAAAAACATAAGTACTCCCGAGCAGCTAATGAGGTTGAAGGGTATGGGCAAGACCGAGTAGTTTCAGAAAAGCAAATCCTTGACTGGAGCAGTCGCTTATCTCTTAAGGTCTTCCCAGAAGATCAAAGAAGGCTCAATTTTTGGCCAGAAAATCCAAGTGATTTCAA AGATATTTTACATGAATATGCTGTGAAGTTGAAGGGTGTGATGGATATACTCTTTGAGGCCATGGAAAAGTCTCTGAATTTGGTAGAGGGCAGCTTCTCAAGCCAGTTTGGAGACAACTCACTGATAAAAGCAAGATTTAACTTCTATCCACCTTGTTCTAGACCTGATATGGTTCTAGGTGTCAAAGCTCATTCAGATAGATCAGGAACCACAGTTCTCTTGCAAGATGATGAAGTAGGAGGtcttcaaattttcaaagatGACAAATGGATTAACGTTCCTGTAATTCCTCATGCTCTTGTTGTCAATCTTGGGGATCAAATGCAG ATAATGAGCAATGGAATTTTCAAGAGCCCACTGCACAGGGTATTGACTAACACAGACAAGCTGAGGATATCTGTGGCCACGTTTAATGAACCAGAGCCGGATAAAGAGATTGGACCTGTGGAACAATTGATAGACGAGAAAAGGCCAAGGCTGTACAGAAATGTGAAAAACTTCGCTGCTTTCAACTATGAATGCTTTCAGAAAGGGAAAGTAGCGCTCGAGGaagcaaaaatttaa